The nucleotide window CGCATGGATTATTGGCCGGCTTGCCGGTATCGCCGAAGCTGCCAGCGCGGTTCACTACGTCGCCCCTGTAGGCGAAAAGGATGAATACGTTTCGCGTGCAATGCGACACATCGAGCCGTTCATGCAGGACTCGCCAGTAGATCTCAGTCCAGTTTGATGAACGTCGGACCCAAGTCGTGCATGGGCAAGCGGTTTGTGCGTGAGGTCGTCGCTCGCCTTACGCGTATTGCAATGCACGCGATACGAATCAGGAGATTGCCGATATGAAGTCGCAGGTCGATCGGCGGAAGCCTGATGGTTGTGTCGCGATAACCCAAACGAAGCGACAGAATTCATGAATGAGTAGGAAGCCGTACCTTGCCAGAAGAGAATTGCTCCGCTGCAGTTTGTGCCGCCGTCGTTGCGCATCAGGCGGCGATTGGGAATGGCGGTGGCGGCAGCGCCGCCCATTCGTGTCTCGTAGAACCGCTTGCCGACGCGGCGCCCGGCACCGCTACGTTTTTCAATGGCGCTCAACGGCGATCTTCTTGACCATTGATCTGCGCGGTGCAATCAGGCGGTAACCGCTAGAATTGCGGTTTTAGCCCGGAATGCGTCCATGTCTTTTGCCTCGCTTGGCCTGATCGATCCCTTGCTGCGTAATGTGCAGGACCTCAATTACCAGGCACCTACGCCGGTGCAGGCCAAGGCGATTCCTGCTGTGCTCAGCGGCAAGGACGTCATGGCGGCGGCACAGACCGGCACCGGCAAAACGGCGGGTTTTGCGCTGCCGCTGTTGCAACGGCTGGTGCAGCACGGCCCGGCGGTGTCGAGCAACCGCGCGCGTGTTCTGGTGCTGGTGCCCACGCGTGAACTGGCCGAACAGGTGCTGCAAAGCTTTATCGAATACGGCAAAGGCCTCGACTTACGATTTCTGGCCGCCTACGGCGGCGTGAGTATCAACCCGCAGATGATGAAGTTGCGCAAAGGCGTGGATGTGCTCGTCGCCACGCCGGGCCGTTTGCTGGATCTCAACCGCCAGAACGCAGTGCAGTTCGATCAAGTACAAACGCTGGTGCTGGATGAAGCCGACCGTATGCTTGATCTGGGCTTTGCGCGCGAACTCAACGCCGTCTTTGCTGCCTTGCCCGCTCAGCGCCAGACCCTGCTGTTCTCTGCCACGTTTACCGATGATATCCGCGCCATGGCGGCGAGTATTCTGCACGCCCCGGTCAATATCAGCGTCAGTCCGCCCAACGCCACGGCCAGCAGGATCAAGCAGTGGGTGGTGCCGGTGGATAAGAGGAACAAGCCGGACCTCTTCATGCACCTTGTGGCTGAGAACGACTGGACGCACGCGCTGGTGTTCGTCAAAACCCGCAATGGCGTGGATTACCTCGCGGCCATGCTGGATGAAGCGGGCTATGCGGTCGACACCATCCACGGCGACAAACCGCAACCCGCGCGCCTGCGTGCGCTGGAGCGCTTCAAGTCGGGCGAAGTACATATGCTGGTAGCCACCGATGTGGCTGCGCGCGGGCTCGATATCGACGACCTGCCGCTGGTGATCAACGTCGATCTGCCGATCGTGGCGCAAGACTATGTGCACCGTATTGGCCGTACCGGACGCGCGGGCGCCAGCGGCGTGGCGGTGTCCCTTGTGTGTGCCGATGAAGCGCCGCAACTGGCCGCGATTGAAGCGCTGATCCGGCAAACGCTGCCCCGCGAAGAAGAGCCGGGTTTTGAGGCAGAACACCGCGTGCCGCAGACGAGCGCGACGGGCCAGATCATCAAGAAACCCAAAAAGCCCAAGAAGTCCAAAGTGCCGCAAGCTGCGCCGCGTGCCGTGCAGGAGCCGAGCAAAAAAACGCGCCCGCAAAGTGGCGAAAACAAACGCAAGCCTGCGGCGCAACGCGCTGTGGCCGCGGATAAAGGCACAGGCTTGTCCAGCGGTAGTCCATTCAGCGTGCAAAAGCCGCGTAGCAAACCCGCCGGCAGGCCCGTTGCGAGTTCACACAAGCCGGCTGGCAAACCCGCTGGTGGCCGCGGCAAACGCCAACCCTGATCAGTGAGATGAGTAACGCCAGCCGTGGAACAGGCTGGCGGTTTGAGGTTCGCTGGCAGACACCGGTACGGCTTCGGCGTGCATCAGGTTGGCGGGTAGGGGCGCACTCACGCGAGGATCGATGACAACTTCGGAGTCGAACTGACGTTGAAATCGTGCGTAGCGAGTGTCCGATCGAGGTCGACTCTGGCGAAGGTGTCCGCTTCTCACACGCGAGCCGTGGTTTGACCGGCTCATCGTGAACTACTGCTCAGGGTCGCGTGCTGCGGCTCGCAGCCGTGCGAGGGTGAAGCCGCGCATGGCGATTGCATGAGGCGGCACGCGGCCGATATGGGAAGCGTGTTGAACGCCACTGATGAAGAGTCATCGGGTGTGTGTTACACAGCCTGTCGGTTCATCAGCCGGCAGGCGCAGGGCAACCGTCAGTTGTTGGCGACTGCTATGATCGCCGCGGGTTTCGTCACTATCCGTCGGAATGGTGGCACGGGTCCTATGGCGACCGATACTGGGCGGTAATATCTGATGAGCCACGTGCCATCTACGGCCCAGTGGAAGAACAGTGTCTGTAAGGAGCGCGCGGATGATTCAAGGGCATCGCGACAAGCAAGCAACGAACGGATTCACGCCCGTCTGGATGGATATCGCCTTCAAGGAGCGAGGTGTCAAGCGTTACGGCGTGGGCGAATGCAACCCGAGGATCGCGGAGTATAACGAAAGCACTC belongs to Paraburkholderia aromaticivorans and includes:
- a CDS encoding DEAD/DEAH box helicase; the encoded protein is MSFASLGLIDPLLRNVQDLNYQAPTPVQAKAIPAVLSGKDVMAAAQTGTGKTAGFALPLLQRLVQHGPAVSSNRARVLVLVPTRELAEQVLQSFIEYGKGLDLRFLAAYGGVSINPQMMKLRKGVDVLVATPGRLLDLNRQNAVQFDQVQTLVLDEADRMLDLGFARELNAVFAALPAQRQTLLFSATFTDDIRAMAASILHAPVNISVSPPNATASRIKQWVVPVDKRNKPDLFMHLVAENDWTHALVFVKTRNGVDYLAAMLDEAGYAVDTIHGDKPQPARLRALERFKSGEVHMLVATDVAARGLDIDDLPLVINVDLPIVAQDYVHRIGRTGRAGASGVAVSLVCADEAPQLAAIEALIRQTLPREEEPGFEAEHRVPQTSATGQIIKKPKKPKKSKVPQAAPRAVQEPSKKTRPQSGENKRKPAAQRAVAADKGTGLSSGSPFSVQKPRSKPAGRPVASSHKPAGKPAGGRGKRQP